One genomic region from candidate division KSB1 bacterium encodes:
- the rbfA gene encoding 30S ribosome-binding factor RbfA — protein MNYKRSTRVAELLREVISEISASQLKDPAVGRITITRVKLSDDLKNARVYFSLLGSLAQRQSTLEGLKRATGFIRAETARKINLRHVPELQFFYDDTLDYVENIENLIKKIHEQEPRAK, from the coding sequence ATGAATTACAAACGTTCAACGCGGGTGGCGGAGTTGTTGCGGGAAGTGATCAGCGAAATCAGTGCTTCGCAATTAAAAGATCCCGCTGTAGGCAGGATAACCATCACCCGAGTCAAGCTCTCCGATGATTTGAAAAATGCACGGGTTTATTTCAGTCTGCTGGGTAGCCTCGCGCAACGCCAGAGCACCTTGGAGGGCTTGAAACGTGCCACAGGTTTTATTCGTGCCGAAACCGCCCGCAAAATCAACCTCCGTCATGTTCCCGAGCTACAATTTTTTTATGACGACACGCTCGACTATGTCGAGAATATCGAGAATTTGATCAAAAAGATTCACGAGCAGGAGCCGCGAGCAAAATAA
- a CDS encoding bifunctional riboflavin kinase/FAD synthetase produces MAIQIFRSLDEVRFDARSVITVGTFDGLHRGHQAIVDALKREARARQGKATVVTFDPHPQVVLQRPDRPPVQILTTTEEKIELLKQEKVDRIFVIPFTLEFSRTPSEIFVRDILHRRVGLQAMVIGHDHGFGKNREGDFSTLQRLGAELGFAVREVPPFEMNGVTLSSTRIREALSTGEIEKVSKYLGRPYTWRGTVKRGEQRGRTLGFPTANLQALNEKKLVPANGVYAVWVEIENFHYSRVAEEKKYPGMMNIGLRPTFGKTMRTVEAHLLDFSGDLYGATLNIHFVARLRSEQQFDSPQALVAQLQQDREAAYQFLVTGLN; encoded by the coding sequence ATGGCCATTCAGATTTTTCGCAGCCTTGACGAAGTCCGGTTCGATGCACGCAGCGTGATCACCGTGGGAACTTTTGACGGTCTGCATCGCGGCCATCAAGCGATCGTTGATGCATTAAAAAGAGAAGCGCGCGCGCGGCAAGGCAAGGCCACCGTCGTGACGTTCGACCCGCATCCACAAGTGGTTTTGCAGCGTCCGGACAGACCGCCGGTGCAAATCCTTACGACGACGGAGGAAAAAATCGAGCTGCTGAAACAGGAAAAGGTTGACCGGATCTTTGTCATTCCCTTTACGCTGGAATTTTCACGCACGCCCTCGGAAATTTTTGTGCGCGATATTTTGCATCGCCGCGTCGGCTTGCAAGCCATGGTGATTGGCCACGATCACGGTTTCGGCAAAAACCGCGAAGGCGATTTTTCCACCTTGCAACGACTGGGCGCCGAACTCGGCTTTGCCGTTCGCGAAGTCCCCCCCTTTGAGATGAACGGCGTGACGCTGAGCAGCACGAGAATTCGCGAAGCGCTGTCAACCGGCGAGATTGAAAAAGTGTCCAAATATCTTGGCCGCCCTTACACATGGCGCGGCACGGTTAAGCGCGGCGAACAGCGTGGTCGAACGTTGGGATTTCCGACGGCGAATTTGCAGGCACTCAATGAAAAAAAACTGGTTCCGGCGAACGGTGTTTATGCGGTGTGGGTGGAGATTGAAAATTTTCACTACAGCCGAGTCGCCGAGGAAAAAAAGTATCCTGGCATGATGAACATCGGTTTACGCCCAACCTTTGGAAAGACGATGCGCACTGTCGAAGCGCATCTTCTCGATTTCTCAGGCGATTTGTACGGGGCGACGCTGAACATTCATTTTGTGGCTCGGCTCCGCAGCGAGCAGCAATTCGATTCGCCGCAGGCGCTGGTGGCGCAGTTGCAACAGGACAGAGAAGCCGCTTATCAATTTTTAGTAACGGGATTAAACTGA
- a CDS encoding DUF503 domain-containing protein, whose protein sequence is MFVGVCQVEIFLPESDSLKAKRFVLSSVKAKIQNKFNVSIAEVEQNDLWQRSTLGLALVTNERKFVDQAFTKILQFLEEDGRLEVLDHRLEIY, encoded by the coding sequence ATGTTCGTTGGCGTTTGTCAGGTTGAAATTTTTCTGCCGGAAAGCGATTCTTTGAAAGCCAAACGATTTGTTCTGAGCAGTGTAAAAGCAAAAATTCAGAACAAATTCAACGTGTCGATTGCGGAGGTGGAGCAAAACGATTTATGGCAGCGCTCGACGCTGGGCTTGGCGCTGGTGACCAATGAACGCAAGTTTGTCGATCAGGCGTTTACGAAAATATTGCAGTTTCTCGAAGAAGACGGCCGTCTCGAAGTGCTGGATCATCGGTTGGAAATTTATTGA
- the rpsO gene encoding 30S ribosomal protein S15, whose protein sequence is MPLTSVEKTNWVKKYGASEKDTGKAEVQIALLTARINGLTGHFEKNPKDHNSRRGLLKMVGARRRLLDYLAKKDINRYRSIIAELSIRR, encoded by the coding sequence ATGCCTTTAACCTCTGTTGAAAAAACCAACTGGGTCAAAAAATACGGCGCCAGCGAAAAAGACACCGGCAAAGCCGAAGTGCAAATCGCTTTATTGACGGCGCGCATCAACGGCCTCACCGGCCACTTCGAGAAAAACCCCAAAGACCACAATTCGCGGCGCGGCCTGCTGAAAATGGTCGGCGCCCGCCGCCGTTTGTTGGATTATCTGGCCAAAAAGGATATCAACCGGTATCGCTCGATCATTGCCGAGTTGAGCATTCGCCGGTGA
- the truB gene encoding tRNA pseudouridine(55) synthase TruB: MEIIGLIHRTELKAGKIIAIDKPEGWTSFDVVNKLRALTKVKKVGHAGTLDPFATGVLLICFAGATKQVNKLMELEKEYQGTFELGVETDSHDVTGKVIAQHAVPDLSREQIEQAVKRYIGDIMQTPPMFSALKREGRRLYELARKNEHVDLAPRPVKIYSFDIIDVMLPEIRFAVTCSRGTYIRALARDIGKDFGCGAFLKSLRRTRVGGYTVASALSIQQFAERLAD, encoded by the coding sequence GTGGAAATCATCGGTCTCATCCATCGCACCGAATTGAAAGCCGGCAAAATTATCGCCATCGATAAACCCGAGGGCTGGACGTCTTTTGATGTGGTCAATAAATTGCGGGCATTGACCAAGGTGAAAAAAGTCGGACACGCCGGCACCCTCGATCCGTTTGCGACCGGTGTGCTGCTCATCTGTTTCGCCGGCGCCACCAAGCAGGTCAACAAGTTGATGGAGCTTGAAAAGGAGTATCAGGGAACATTTGAACTCGGCGTCGAAACCGATTCGCATGATGTAACGGGAAAAGTCATCGCACAACATGCGGTGCCGGATTTGTCGCGCGAGCAAATCGAGCAGGCGGTAAAACGGTACATCGGCGACATCATGCAAACGCCGCCGATGTTCTCGGCGCTGAAACGCGAGGGGCGGCGGCTTTACGAGTTGGCACGCAAGAACGAGCACGTTGATTTGGCGCCGCGGCCGGTCAAAATTTATTCTTTCGATATCATCGATGTGATGTTGCCGGAAATCCGCTTTGCCGTTACCTGCTCGCGCGGCACCTATATTCGGGCCTTGGCCCGCGATATCGGCAAAGATTTTGGGTGCGGCGCTTTTCTCAAATCTTTGCGGCGCACGCGTGTTGGCGGTTATACTGTCGCTTCAGCTTTGAGCATTCAACAATTTGCGGAGCGGCTTGCAGATTAG
- the infB gene encoding translation initiation factor IF-2, with protein sequence MAGKRRVHQVAKEFNISNEMLINYLTKLNKDYDIRGPMTALTDEMYEEACKKYRKEPEPPHSPDHEFRKRLRDKKADEEKERERVLHDIEQRMQVTSKVAERRTRQSQKAPEAAAPAEAKTVVAQVEAKRDGRGVRKVAEPLEVVARHEPEKPAPVETKPVPSLHDTIVALISKEKEEQRHKDDLRPVTPPAIEAPPVTPAPPAKKADQAAVAEDGAKKKRKRKRRRKKKAAVVQLEPEEQIEARLIKEKEKSGKRASKKRKKRKISDEEIEESIRQTLATMAGAGKTKPVRRRRTVSDNGAETPVEETNKLKVPEFVSAADLARLMDVEPGEVIRKCLDLGMVVSINQRLDADVIVAVADEFGFQAEIVQEYGADLIEQNGEPDSEEDLQPRSPVVTIMGHVDHGKTSLLDFIRESKITAGEHGGITQHIGAYVVEFKNRRITFLDTPGHEAFTAMRARGAHATDIVILVVAADDGVQTQTIEAINHARAANVPIVVAINKIDKATANPDLIRQQLSQHGILVENWGGKYQSAEISAKTGRGVENLLDLVLLEADLKDLKANPNRRAKGVIIEAELDKGKGAVATVLVQTGTLNVGDPFIAGQHWGRVRAMYDERGRRVPSAPPSTPVRVVGFSGVPTAGDQLVVMASEREAKEISLKRQQIKREQDFRKTRHITLDQFSKQIKEGGVKELRLIVKGDVDGSVEALSDSLLKLSNKEVTIRVIHKGVGGISESDVLLAAASDAIVIGFHIRVSPQARAIAERENVDIRNYKIIYDAVNDVKAALEGMLEPEISEQVTATIEVRKTFRVPKVGTVAGCYVQSGKVTRSDHIRLYRDDKLVFEGKIASLKRLKDDVREVASGFECGIGLENYDDIHEGDVLETYQIIKTKRTL encoded by the coding sequence TTGGCTGGTAAACGTCGAGTTCATCAAGTCGCCAAGGAATTCAACATCTCCAATGAGATGCTGATTAACTATCTGACCAAGCTGAATAAAGATTATGATATTCGCGGTCCGATGACAGCGCTCACTGACGAGATGTATGAAGAGGCGTGCAAAAAGTACCGGAAAGAACCGGAACCGCCGCACAGCCCGGATCATGAGTTTCGCAAGCGACTGCGCGATAAAAAAGCCGACGAGGAAAAAGAACGCGAGCGTGTTCTTCATGATATCGAGCAGCGCATGCAGGTGACCTCGAAGGTGGCGGAGCGCCGCACGCGGCAATCGCAAAAAGCGCCGGAGGCAGCAGCGCCTGCCGAGGCGAAAACTGTTGTGGCTCAGGTTGAGGCGAAACGCGATGGTCGGGGCGTGCGTAAAGTTGCCGAACCCCTTGAGGTCGTCGCTCGCCACGAGCCGGAAAAGCCCGCGCCCGTTGAAACCAAGCCCGTGCCGTCGCTTCATGATACGATTGTTGCGCTGATCTCGAAAGAGAAGGAAGAACAACGTCATAAAGATGATTTACGGCCGGTGACTCCGCCGGCGATTGAAGCGCCACCGGTGACTCCAGCGCCGCCGGCCAAGAAGGCCGATCAAGCCGCGGTTGCCGAAGACGGCGCCAAGAAAAAACGCAAGCGCAAGCGCCGCCGAAAGAAAAAAGCGGCGGTGGTGCAATTGGAGCCGGAAGAGCAAATCGAAGCGCGCTTGATCAAGGAAAAAGAGAAAAGCGGCAAAAGGGCGTCAAAAAAGCGCAAAAAGCGCAAGATCAGCGACGAGGAGATCGAAGAATCGATTCGCCAGACCTTGGCGACCATGGCCGGGGCGGGCAAAACCAAACCAGTGCGCCGGCGGCGAACGGTCAGCGACAATGGCGCAGAAACGCCGGTTGAAGAGACGAATAAGCTCAAAGTGCCGGAGTTTGTTTCCGCGGCGGATTTGGCGCGTCTGATGGATGTCGAACCGGGTGAAGTCATTCGCAAATGTCTTGACCTCGGCATGGTGGTTTCGATCAATCAGCGCCTCGATGCCGATGTCATCGTGGCTGTCGCAGACGAATTCGGTTTTCAGGCCGAGATTGTGCAAGAATATGGCGCGGATCTCATCGAGCAAAACGGCGAACCGGATTCCGAGGAAGATTTGCAACCGCGCTCGCCGGTGGTGACGATTATGGGCCACGTCGATCACGGCAAGACTTCGCTTTTGGATTTTATTCGTGAAAGTAAAATTACGGCCGGCGAGCATGGCGGCATAACGCAGCACATCGGCGCCTATGTCGTGGAGTTTAAGAACCGTCGCATTACCTTCCTGGATACGCCGGGCCATGAGGCGTTTACCGCCATGCGGGCTCGCGGCGCGCACGCCACCGACATTGTGATTCTGGTGGTGGCGGCGGATGACGGCGTGCAAACACAAACGATTGAAGCGATCAACCATGCTCGCGCCGCCAACGTGCCGATCGTTGTGGCGATCAACAAAATCGACAAGGCCACGGCCAATCCCGATTTGATTCGACAGCAGCTTTCGCAGCATGGCATTCTGGTGGAAAATTGGGGCGGCAAATATCAAAGCGCGGAAATTTCGGCGAAAACCGGGCGAGGCGTTGAAAATCTCCTGGATCTTGTTCTGTTGGAGGCCGATCTCAAAGATCTCAAGGCCAATCCCAATCGCCGCGCCAAGGGCGTGATTATCGAAGCCGAACTGGATAAAGGCAAGGGCGCCGTGGCAACTGTGTTGGTGCAAACCGGCACGTTGAATGTCGGCGATCCGTTTATCGCCGGACAACATTGGGGCCGTGTCCGCGCCATGTACGATGAACGTGGCCGGCGCGTGCCCTCGGCGCCGCCGTCAACGCCGGTGCGGGTGGTCGGTTTTTCGGGCGTGCCGACGGCCGGCGACCAATTGGTGGTCATGGCGTCGGAGCGCGAGGCGAAAGAAATCAGTTTGAAGCGGCAGCAAATCAAACGCGAGCAGGATTTCCGCAAAACGCGCCATATTACGCTCGATCAGTTTTCGAAGCAAATTAAAGAAGGCGGCGTGAAAGAATTGCGCCTCATCGTCAAGGGCGATGTCGATGGTTCGGTGGAGGCGTTGAGCGATTCGCTGCTGAAACTTTCCAACAAAGAAGTCACCATTCGCGTCATTCACAAGGGAGTCGGCGGCATTTCCGAATCCGACGTACTGCTCGCCGCGGCCTCGGACGCGATTGTCATCGGTTTTCACATTCGCGTTTCACCGCAGGCGCGCGCGATTGCCGAGCGCGAGAATGTCGACATTCGCAATTACAAAATCATTTACGACGCCGTCAACGACGTGAAGGCGGCGCTCGAAGGCATGTTGGAGCCGGAAATTTCCGAGCAAGTCACCGCGACGATCGAAGTGCGCAAGACTTTTCGAGTGCCGAAAGTCGGCACCGTCGCCGGTTGTTACGTGCAATCCGGCAAGGTGACGCGCAGCGATCATATTCGTCTCTATCGTGATGACAAGCTCGTCTTTGAAGGAAAAATCGCCTCGTTGAAGCGCCTGAAAGACGACGTGCGGGAAGTTGCCAGCGGATTCGAATGCGGCATCGGCCTCGAAAATTACGATGACATTCACGAAGGCGACGTGCTGGAGACGTATCAGATCATTAAAACGAAGCGGACCCTGTAG